The window TCTCCGAAGAGGTGGAGCGCGAGGTCCGGGAGGGCGTTCCGGAGTACTCACGCCCGTCGGACGAGATCTACGTGCGTACGCTGAGAGCCGGCGTCGTGGACGCCCTCGCCCTGTTCATCGACCGGATCGCCGAGCCCGGCCGCGACTGGGGCCGCGTCGCCCACGCGTACGAGGAGATCGGCCGGGGCGAGGCCGTGGAGGGGCGGAGTCTGGACACCCTGCAGACCGCCCTGCGACTCGGCGGCCGGGTGGCGTGGCGGCGGATGGGCCTTCTCGCCGAGCAACTGCAGCTCGACTCGCACGTGGTGGCGGCGCTGGGCGAGGCGGCGATCCTGCACATGCACGAGATCGCCGAGGCCGCCACGGCCGGCTACACGGAGGAGCGGCTGCGCAACGACGGCGAGCTGGCACGCCGCCGAAAACGGCTACTCGACCTGCTGTTCGCCGAGTCCCCGGCCTCGCCCGAGGCCACACGGGAACTCGCGCACGCCGCGCGGTGGTCGGTGCCCCGCCGGGTCGCCGTGCTGGTCTTCGACAACGCGGCGCAGACCGACGAAGAGGAACGGCTGCTGCTGCCGGCGGGAGTGCTGGCCGACACCGACAGCCGCCCGGCCCGCCTCCTGCTCCCCGACCCGGACAGGTCGGGTGCCTGGTCGGGGCGTCCGTCGCTCCTCGCGCTCCGGGACAAGCCGACCGCGATCGGGCCGACGGTCCCGCTCACCGAAGCCCGGGACTCGCTGCGCTGGGCGACGCGAGCCCTGGATCTCGTACGCAGCGGGGTGCTGTCCCTGGACATGGGGGTCGTGCGGTGCGCGGATCACCTGCCGACGCTGCTGCTGCACGCCGACGAACCACTGCTGCGCAGGGTCTCGCGCCGCATTCTCGTACCGCTGGACGATGTGCAGACTCCGCAGCGCGAGCGGCTGGCGGAGACGCTGCTCGCGTGGCTGCAGAGCGGCAACAGCGTCGCCGTCGCGACGCGCCTGCACATCCATCCGCAGACGGTGCGCTACCGCCTGCGCCAGCTGGAGAAGCTGTTCGGCGACCGTCTGCGTGATCCGCAGAGCCGATTCGAACTGGAACTCGCTCTCCGGGCGGGGGCCGAGCCCGGCCGGTCCGGGGGCGGGGCCGTGGACGCGTCGGCGGTCCCGCCGCCTCCGCGGCTCCGGTCCGCCGGCCCCTGACGTCGGGGGTCCGCGGCCCATCCGACCGTCCGGGCCCGGCCTCGGCGCCACGGCAGGCGAGGCCGCCGCGAGGAGGAGCGGTTCGCAGAAGCAGTGGGTCGTTGTGCGTGAGGACGGGCCGGCCGGAGATGGCCCGTCCCCCCGCACGTCTGGTCCGTACCGGCGGCGAGGCTGTACTCATTTTCGGCAAGAGATTGCACCCGCGTACTGTCATCGCCTCTCTAACGCCGTACGCGCACGGCCATTTACGTTCTGGGGAACCCCAATGACAGCGCGGCATCCTCCGCCTCGTACGGTCGGCCGCGCACGACGTACAGAGGAACCCCCATGCGCCAGTCCTCAGCCCACCGTCGGCGGCGACGACCGGTGGTACGCCTCTCCGCGGCCGCCGCCCTCCTGGCCGGCGGAGGTGGTGTGATCGCCCTGACCGCTCCGGGCGCGTCGGCCGCCTGCTCCGACATCGAAGTCGTCTCGGCCCGCGGCACGTTCGAGCCCGGCACCCTCGGAACGATCGTGGGCGACCCGGTGTTCTCCGCGCTGCAGAAGCGCCTCACCGGCAAGAACCTCACGAGTCACAAGGTCGACTATCCGGCCGACCTGAGCCTCGGCTCGAGCGCCCAGGGCAACACCGACCTGGTCAACCACGTGAAGAGCCAGGCGAGTTCCTGCCCGGCTCAGAAATTCATCCTGGTCGGTTACTCGCAGGGCGCGAACGTGGTGGACAACTCCATCGGCATCAGCAGCGCCGGCTCGCCGGTCGGCGGCGCGATCACCGCCACCATTCCCGACGACGTCGAGCCGAAGGTCTCCGCGGTGCTCCTCTTCGGCAATCCGATCCGGTCACTGGGGAAGAGCGTCACCGGAACGTACGCGGACCGCACCCATGACGTCTGCGCCCAGGGCGACCCGGTCTGCGAAAGCGGCGGCAACGACACTCTGGCCCACCTGAGTTACCGCGACGACGCGGAGGAGGCGGCCGCCTTCGCAGCCGGCAAAGTCTGACGCACCCACTCCTGAAGCGGCTTCGAAGTGCCCGGCGGCGACGGCTGCCGGGCACTTTCCGTCGCGGCCGCGGCACCCGCGCCGATGGCCCCGGTCGCCCGGCGTCGCATGACAGTCAGCCCCGGTCGGCCCGCTCCCGGACCCACGACGCGGTCACACTCCGAGTTCTTACGAGACCCTGACGCGATGATCAGATTCCTCCGTCCCGACAGCCCCATGGACAACTCTGGTTCCTGAACAGGACCTCGACACAAGCGTCGACTTCTTCCTGGGCCTGATCCACGTCGTGAAGTGGCAGATCACCCGGAGGAGTTCGGAGGAGAACCATGCGGCCCCACACACGTAAGCGGTCGAAGACCACGAGCGGCAAGGTCATGGCCGCCGCTGCGGCTCTCACCCTCGGAGCGGGCGGGCTGGTGGTCGTCAACGTCTACGCCTCCGCCCATGAGACATCAGGCGGCAACACCGTCAAGCAGTCCCAGGGCGGGGTCGGCCGGGCCGCCGCGTCGCAGGCCTCGACCATCGACTGCCCCGACGTCGGCAGCGGGCTGCGGCAGGTGCCGGACCAGGCCCGTGCGGAGGTCGACAGGGAACTCGCCGCACTGGACACCCAAATCTCCGAGGCCTACCGGAGGCTGCAGGGTTCGGCTCGGGCCATACAGCAGGACAGCGGCTTCGCGAACAACGCGATCATGAATCCCCTCAAGGACAAGCGGGTCGCGACGATCGACCGGATAGTGGTCGCCATCGGCAGGCAGGGGGACAGGCCCCAGGGCCTCGGGTCACTGGCCGCCTGTACGCTGCGCGCCTCCGGCAACCAGGGCGACACCGGAAACGGCCAGGAGCAGGGCCAGGGAGAGGGGCAGGAGCAGGGCGGCGGGCAGGGTCAGCCCGCCGACGGAGGACAGGTCGCAGGCAACGGGCCCGTCGCCGCCGACTTCGTCGACATCACCTCGGCCCAGCCCAACGTGGCGCCACCCCGCCGGTCGAAGCAGGCCTCCCGCGGGACCTTCACCACCCGGTGCGGAGTCAACGAGAACAAGCTGTACAACTCCGACAACGTCATCGTCGCGCCCGGTGTGGACAACGGCGCGCACCACACGCACGACTACGTCGGCAACCAGGCGAACGACGCGTTCGCCGACAACGACGACTTCGCGGGCGGCGCGACGACATGCCAGAACCAGGGTGACAAGTCCTCCTACTACTGGCCGGTCCTGCGCCTGCAGGACGGCACCGAGGAGTTCGACGCCACGCAGCAGGGCGGCGGCGCCGAGGGCAACACCGGCAAGATCCTCACGGCGTCGGAGGTGACGCTGGACTACGTGGGCAACGCCCGCAGCCGGGTCGTGGCCATGCCCAGGTTCCTGCGGATCATCACCGGTGACGCCAAGGCGTTCACCAACGGCACCACGAACGCCAACGCGGCCTGGAGCTGCACCGGTTTCGAGGACCGCCAGCTCACGGACAAGTACCCGGTCTGTCCCGAGGGCAGCAGCCTGGTGCGGACGTCGAAGTTCCAGAGCTGCTGGGACGGCCAGAACGCCGACAGTGCCAATCACCGCGCCCACGTCGCGTTCGCCGATCCGAAGTCGGGTGCCTGCCCGAGTGGCTTCAAGGCCGTTCCCCAGCTCGTGCAGCGGCTCGTCTACGACGTGGACGCTCCCAGCCTCGACGACGGCGGCCGGACCAGCCCGTTCTACGCGGTGGACGGCTTCCCGGAGCAGATGCACAAGCCGGTCACGGACCACGGCGACTTCGTCAACGTCTTCGACGAGCAGCTGATGAACAAGATGGTCCAGTGCATCAACACCGGCCGCAAGTGCCAGTGAACCCCCGGCCCTGAGCCGCTGTCCCCGGCCGCGACCACGGCCGGCGAGGCGCACGGCTGGGACCGGGACACGTGTGGGCGACGGATGGCGTACATCCGTCGCCCACACGTGTCCCGGTCTCATGGCGCGTCCGTGGACCTGGCGGCCCGTCGTGGTCCCGGTCGGCCTCGCGCGACGGCGGCGCCCCTGCCGCGATGAGTTCCGCCGGGCCGGGAGTCTGCCGTGGTCACTGTCGTAGAGGGCCGCGTACGGCGCTGCCCGGCACCGGAACATCGCGGAGGACTCGATGACGACCACCCCGAGTGACCCGGTCGGCGTTGCCCGGCCGCCCGCCCGTCGTCGGCCTGGCCGACTGGCAGGCCGCACGTGACGAGCTCCTGATCCGCGAGAAGGCCCACACCCGGGAGGGCGAGGCCCTTGCCACGGCCCGTCGCCGACTGCCGATGGCGGAGCTCGACGGGACGGTCGAGGTCGTGGGAGGACCACCCCGGGGGCCTCCGGTGATCGGCGCCCCGGCCAGGGCGACCCCTCCGGGGGCGCCGCCAGGCCTGCTGGTACTGGCGTTCGGACGCCGCCGGTGTCGCCACCTGGGGGCCGACCAGCCGCCCCGTGCCGCAGTGGACGCGCCCCGGGGCGACAACCGTGGAAACTCTCGGCCGGCACGGCCACCCCACCACTGACGCACCTCGTCGACGGCGTCGGCGAGGTGCCCCGCGCCGGACTCACCCCGCCGCGGGGCCCGTGATCAGGCCCCGGCCACCGGCAGTGTCACTTCGAATCGGCAGCCGCCCGGGACGTTGCGCACCGCCGCCTGACCTCGGTGTGCCTCGACGATGCCCCGGACGATGGCGAGACCGAGGCCGGCACCGGCCGGCGGGGTGCGGGCGTGCGTGCCACGCCAGCCGGTGTCGAAGACCCGCGGCAGGTCCTCCTCGGGGATACCGCCGCAGCCGTCCGTGACGGACAGGACCACACCGTCCGGGGAGCGCTCGACGGCGACCGCGACCGTACCGTCCGAAGGGGTCCGGCGGATCGCGTTGACCAGCAGATTCCCCAGCACCCGGCTCATCTCCTTGCCGTCCACCTCGACCGGTACCGGTTCGATGCGGTCGCCGACCAGCCATACCCCGTACTCGCGGGCGAGGGCGTCCGCTCCCGCGAGGGCGTCGCCGACGAGGTCGTACACGGACATACGCGCAGGGGAGAGAGCGAGCGCCCCGGCGTGGATACGGGAGAGTTCGAAGAGGTCGCCCACCATGTCGTTGAGGCGTTCGACCTCCGTCCGCATCTGGCGGAGATAGCGCTGGGGGTCGGCGGCGACGCCGTCCTCCAGCGCCTCGGACATGGCGCGGAGCCCGGCGAGCGGAGTGCGCAGGTCGTGCGAGATCCACGCGACGAGTTCGCGTCTCGATGTCTCCAGGGCGCGCTCGCGGTCCCGGGACTCCGCCAGCTTCGCGCTGGTCATGGCCAGCTCCCGGCTCAGCTCGGAGAGCTCGGCGGTCACCGAGCCCGCGGGCGCCGCGAAATGACCACCCTCACCGAAGGAGCGGGCGGCCGCGGTGATCGCCCGGCTGCCCGCGACGACCCGGCGGCCGAGCAGCAGTGCGGTGGCCAGGGAGACGACCGCCGCCATCGCGACGACCATGGTGACGACGGTCAGGTCGTGCGAGTTCAGGAACATGGCCCAGGCCACGGCCAGCGTGCCCGCGAGCATGGACGCCACGGCCACCGCCACGACCACCGTGAGGGACGCCGTCAGTGAGCGTCGCCGGATCAGCCACAGCACACCCGCCCCGAGCAGCCCGGCCACGACGGCTCCGAGAAGGGCGAAGAGGGCGATCAGCAGGAAGTCGAGCACGGTCAGACCGCCTCCTCGTGTGGTGTGACGTCGAAGCGGTAGCCCACTCCCCACACCGTCTGGATCAGTCGAGGGCGGGCCGGGTCGTCCTCCACCTTGCCCCGCAGCCGCCGTACGTGGACGGTGACGGTGGACAGGTCGCCGAAGTCCCAGCCCCACACCTCACGCATCAGCTCTTCGCGGCTGTAGGCGCGGCCCTGGTTGCGCAGGAGGAACACGAGAAGGTCGAACTCGCGCAGGGTGAGGCCGAGTTCGATGCCGTTCTTGGTGGCGCGGCGGGCGGCCGGGTCGGCGGTGATACCCGCCGCGTGCACGGGCTGGGCGGCGGGGGCGGGCCGGGTCCGACGCAGGACCGACTCGACCCGCAGCACCAGCTCACGAGGGCTGAAGGGCTTCGTGACGTAGTCGTCGGCGCCCACTTCCAGGCCGAGGATCCGGTCCCCCTCGTCACCGCGGGCGGTGAGCATGATGACCGGCACGGGTCCGCGGGCCCGGATCCGGCGGCACACCTCCAGGCCGTCCATGCCGGGCAGCATCAGGTCCAGTACCACCAGGTCCGGCCGGTGCGCGGCGGCCCGCGCGAGCGCGGACGGCCCGTCCTCGGCCCGGTCGACCTCGTACCCGGCGCGGTCGAGGTAGCCGGAGACGACCTCGGCGACGGTGGGGTCGTCGTCCACGACGAGGACGCGGGGCGCGCCCGCGTGTCCGCGAGGAGCGGAGCCGGAGCCCGGGGGTTCGTGCGGTTGCTGCATGACCGCAGCTTGCCACCCGTCGCGCCCGGGTGCGTCGGCCCCTCCGCGACGTCCTTGTTTCGTAAGGACCTGAGGTCCACGTGGTTCGCCAGCTCGCGGCAGGCCGGGCTTACGCCGTCACCATCCCGTCAGCAGCAGATGATTGACGAGGAGGGCGAGGACCGCCTGGGCGGTGAGCCAGGCGCGGGGCCGGGTCAGGAACGCGCACGCGGGGAGCAGCCACAGCGCGAACGGCAGCCAGATGCGTTCCGTCTCCGCCTTGCTCATCCCGGAGAGGTCGGCGGTGAGGAGTGCGAGCAGAGCGGCGGCCACGAGCAGGGCGAGCCGGGCGTCGGGGGTGACGGCGACCGAGCGCAGGCACCTGCGGAAGCCCTTGCGCACCGGAGCCGTGCCGGCCCGCCGCAGGCCCGCGACGGTCGCCGGGCCGATCACCAGGACCGTGCACGCGATGTTCGCCCACACCCAGTACCCGAACGGCCGGATCCCGCCGGCCCCTTGGTAGTACCGGGTGACGAGCAGCCGGTACGCCTCCCACCAGTTGAAGCCCGCGAACGTGAACGCGGCCGGCACGACGACGAATCCGGCGATGAGCCACGGGAGCGGTCGGAGCCTTCGGGAGCCGAGCAGCAGGACGCCGCCGGCGATCACCGCGAGCAGGGTCAGCCCGTACGACAGATACGCGGTGAGGCCGAAGAGGAGCCCGGAGGCGAGGCCTGCCGACCGTGGGCGGTGTCCTGTGAGCGCAAGGGCGAGGAACGCGACGGCCCAGGCGGCGACCGCCGCGAAGTACCCGTCCGCGGAGGTGCCCATCCACACGGCTGCCGGGGCCAGGACCATGAAGGGCGCGGCCCGGCGGGCGAGTGCCTCTCCGCACAGTGCGCGCACGGTGACGAGGACCGCCAACGCCGCTGTCGCCCCGACGGTGACGCACCAGACGCCCGCCCACGCCCCGCCCGCCAGGCCGAGCCGGTCGAGGAGGGCGAAGGTGAGGGTGGCCGCGGGTGGGTGTCCGGCGACGTGCGCGGGCCAGGCGTCCGGTGAGTGCATCAGGATGTGTTGGGTGAAGTCGCGCAGGGCGGCCGGGATGTCATGGAAGCGGTTGACGGGGTCGATGACCTGGAGGTACTCGTACTTGGTCGTCAGCCGCCGGGCGACACCGCGCTGCCATCCGTCGACCAGCGCGAGCGAGAACGTCCATGCCAGGGCGGTACCCCACGCCGTGACCAGCAGGGCCCGCCAGGGCAGCCGGGCGGCGACGCGCGGCCCGTACGCGACGACGGCGACGGCGACGATGATCGCGGCGGGGGTGCCCGGGCCGGCGTGCGGCTCCCAGTAGGCGTACAGGGGTGGCCACCTGACACGAAGGGTTCCGTACCGGTGCTCCATGACGGTGCCGATCACAGCCGCCGTCGTGACGAGCAGCGCTGCGGCCAGGGCCGCGAACAGGTCGCGGAGAAGATCGCGGTTCACACCGGCACGCTAGGCCGGGGAGGGCCGGACGGGACTGCGGGGACCTCGGACGTCAGCGTTTCGTCATGAGTTGCGGGCCCTGTCCTCGGCATGTCCCGGCCTACGGTCGGGGCATGCGTGACCATCGACTCCCCACCTCCCCCGGTTTCTGGCGCAGCCCGTTGCGCGGCCCCTGGTTCACCTCCGTCCTCGGCATGGTGCTGCTCGTCGGGATCACGGTGCTGTTCGTGACGGGCCTTCTGTCGTACGCGGCCTACAACCCGGAGCTGTCGCCGGTGAACGACAAGACCCCGGACAAGGGTCTGCTCGGTTTCTACCTGTTCGCCTGGCCGACCGACCCGCCCTGGCTCTACCGGCTCACCCAGGGCGTCCACGTCACTCTCGGCATCGTGCTGATCCCCGTACTGCTGGCGAAACTGTGGTCGGTCCTGCCGAAGCTGTTCACCCTGCCGCCGGTGCGGTCGCTCGCGCACGCACTGGAGCGGGTCTCGCTGCTTCTGCTGGTCGGGGGCGCGCTGTTCGTGTTCGTCACGGGCGTGCTGAACGTCCAGCTCGACTACCTCTTCCCCGGCTCCTTCTATCCGCTGCACTTCTACGGGGCCTGGGTGTTCTTCGCGGCGTTCGTGACACACGCGGTGCTGCGGGTGCCGGCCGCGCTGCGCAATCTGCGGCACCTGCGCGGGGAGGGCAGCGAGGAGGGCAGCGAGCTGGTCTCCCCGGCTCCCGCCCCGCCCACCGTCTCGCGACGCGGCGCGCTCGGCCTCGTAGGCGGTGGTTCCCTGCTCCTGCTCGTGACGACGGCGGGGCGGAGCTTCGACGGACCCCTGCGGGAGACAGCTCTGCTCGCTCCGCACGGCGGCCCCGAACCGGATTCGGGGCCCGGCGGCTTCCAGATCAACAAGACGGCCGCGTCGCGTGGGATCAGCGCGGCGGAGACGCGTGACGAGGCGTGGCGGCTGGTCGTCGAGGGGAACGGACGGACGGTTCGCCTGAGCCGGGCGGATCTCGCCCGACTCTCCCTGCACAGCGCCGCGTTGCCCATCGCCTGTGTGGAGGGGTGGTCGACGTCCGACCAGTCGTGGCGGGGTGTCCGCCTGCGGGACCTTGCGGCCCTGGTCGGGTACGAGCGCGGCGCGGCGCCCGACGTACTGGTGGAGTCGCTCCAGCGGCACGGGTCGTTCCGCCGGGCCGCTCTGCGCGACAACCAGGTGCGCGACCCGCGTGCCCTGCTCGCCCTGTTCGTCAACGGTGAGCCCCTGACCCCGGACCACGGCTATCCGGCGCGGATCATCGTGCCGGCCGCGCCCGGTGTGCTCAACACCAAGTGGGTGGCTCGGATGACCTTCGGAGACCTGTGATGCGACGACGTGCGACACGACGGCTTCCGGTGCGCCGGTACGCGGGGAGCCCGCTTCAACTCCTGCTCCTGGCCTGCTCGTTCACTCTCGCCGGGTATGCGGGTGTGCGGCTGCTCGCAGACGACTGGCTCTCGGTCGCGCTGTGGTTCGTGGGCGCGGCGCTGGTGCACGACTTGGTGTTGCTGCCCCTGTACGCGGGCGCCGACCGGGCCGTCACGCGAGCGCTGGGCATGGCCGGCCGCCGGGAGTGGACGGTCTTCGTACGCGTCCCGGCGGCGCTCTCCGGTCTGCTGCTGCTGATCTGGTTTCCGTTGATCAGCGGGCAGGTGGCCGACCGCTATCGATCTGCCACCAGCATGTCCGGCGACGGGTTCCTGTCCCGTTGGCTGCTGATCACGGCGGTGCTGTTCGGCGGTTCGGCGGTACTGCTCCTGCTGAGGTCGCTGCGGTTGCGCAGGGCGACGAAGGAGCGGCCCCCGGCCGTCCACTGACGCTCCGGGCGCCAGCCGGCGCGTGTCGCGAGCCGGAGCAGAGGCGGTGTGCCGAGGCGGGCCCAGGGGAAGTGCGGGCCGGCCGTGCCGTGAGTACCTGCGGCCAGGTGGACGACATGGACGGTGACCCGTTCGTCGACGTCTCCGTCCAGGACGGTCTCGACGAGCAACAAGCCCTCTTGGTTGAGGAGTTGGGACATGCGCCGCAGGAGGGCCGCCGGATCACCGCCGATGCCGATGTTCCCGTCGATGAGAAGGGCGGTGTCCCAGCGCCCTTCTCCGGGGAGCGGTTCGAAGACCGAGCGCCGCAGCGCCTGGCCGCCGAGTCGCACGGTGCGGGCGACGGCTGCTTCGCTGACATCGACGCCCAGCGCGGGCCGGCCTCTGGCCGCGAGTTCCGCGACGAGCCGTCCCGGTCCGCACCCCACGTCGAGGACGGCCCCTTCGCAGTGGTCCAGAACCTTGATGTCGGTCGTGTCGGCGGTGGCGCACCAGCGTTCCACCTCCAGCGGCATCAGCCAGCCGTCGGTGCGGCGCAGGAAGAGCGGCCCGCGGCCGGTGGCCAGTGCCTCGGAGTACGGGTCGGCGGCCCACGGACGGGGGATGCCGACGGGCGCGAGGGGCCCGAGGGCCGCAGGGGGCGCGGGACGATCGGGGCCGGCCCCCCGAGACGACGTGATCTCGTGTGCGGTGCTCATCGACGGGCAGCCGCCCCAAGACGTCCCAGCTCAGCGGCGAACCGGCTCTCCGGGGCCGCCAGGGCGACCGCCTCCGCGTCACGGGCCGTGTCCACGTCCCGGAGGCGCGGCAGCTCACGCACACGCAGGCCCGCGACGACGAGCCGCTCGAACTGCACGGCGCCCGTCGTGGGCGTCGACATCGGTACGCCGCGCAGCAGCCCGGGGTCGGGGTGGGCGAGCCCCAGCGCCCAGAAGCCGCCGTCCTCGGCCGGCCCGAAGTACGCGTCGCAGCCGGTGAAGTCCACGGTGAGCAGTTCCGGGGTCACCTGTGGGGTGTCCATGCCGATGAGCAGCGCGGGTCCGTCACAGGCGTCGAAGGCGGCGGCCAGCCGCTCGTCCAGGTCTCCCGCGCACTGCGGGACGACGTCGAAGCCGGGCGGCAGCCAGGGGCCCGGAGCGCCGTCGAGCACCAGCACACGACGCCGAGCGGGGGTGGCCGCCACCGCACACAGGGTGTCCGCGAGTGCCGCCTCGGCGAGCGCCGCAGCTTCCCCGGGCGTGAACGGCGGGGTGAGGCGGGTCTTGACCCGTCCCGGCCGCGGTTCCTTGGCGATGACGAGGAGTGTGGTCACTGGGAGGTTCCTCCTGGAAGTACGGCGAATGAGCCGTTGACGGCCCCGTCGCGGGGGACCGGTGGTTCGGCCAGGACCCGGCTCATGTCCCGTACCGCCTGCCAGGTGCCGCGCCAGGTGCCGGTGACCTTGGAGTCACCGGTGCGTGGCAGGTACGGCACGTCGTGCTCCACGACACGCCAGCCGGAGTCGGCGGCGCGGACGACCATCTGCAGCGGGTAGCCGCTGCGGCGGTCCGTGAGCGCGAGGCCGAGCAGTTGTTCGCGGCGGCCCGCACGGAGCGGTCCGAGGTCGTGCAGACGCAGCCCCGTGCGGCGGCGCATCATCCGTGCCAGCACGAGGTTGCCCGCCCTGGCGTGCGCGGGCCAGGTGCCACGGCCCTGCGGGCGGCGCCGCCCGAGCACGAGGTCGGACTCGCCCTGCTCCACCTCGCGGACGAAGGGCACGAGGAGGGACGGGTCGAGGGAGGCGTCGCAGTCGCAGAAGCACACGATGTCCGCGGTGGCCGCGGTCAGCCCGGCGTGGCAGGCGGCGCCGAAGCCGCGACGGGTCTCGTGCACGACGGTCGCGCCGAGGTTCCGGGCCAACTCCGGTGAGCCGTCCGTGGATCCGTTGTCCACCACCAGCGCACGCCATGTGGAGGGGATGCGGTCGAGCACCCAGGGCAGGGCCTCGGCCTCGTTCAGACAGGGAAGAACCACGTCGACGGACGCCGTGGTCGTCGCCGCTTCCGATTGCGTTGCGGGAGAGGTCATCACGTGTTTCACCCTACGAAGACAAAGGGGATATAGCGGGCTCCGGCTTCTTACGAAACGCGGACGTCGGGGCCGCGGGAGAGCGCGACCGGGGCATGCGGAAGCGGACCGCTTGCCTGAGTGGCGCAAGTCCCCGCACACCGGACCCACTTCATGGGGACACGACGTGACCCGGACACGGAAGACAGAGGGCTTCGCGCGAGGCACGGCCGGTTCACCACCGTCACCCGCGGGAACCCATGGATTGCACATCGCTTCGACCGGCCGGGAGTTGGAAGCACCATGCCTCGCGAAGAGAGCTGAATCCGATGCCGACGCCTCAAGAGAGGTCACGGCGTGCGAGTACCGCGTTGCCGGCGACTTTCGCACTGGCCGTCGTTCTGAACCTGGCCGACGCGGTCTGGGACCCTTCCGGCGAGGCGTGGTTCGCCTCGCGCGTCGCCGTGTCGGTCCTCTTCACCGTCGCCCTGGTCGCGTTCGCGGCACAGCAGCTCAGGAACCGCGGACGCCAACGCCCTTGAGAACCGGCCGACCCTCGCTGCCTCATCGGCGCCGCCGGCCCGACAGCCGAGGAGCGCTCCCTCGCTGCCGGGCCGAGCGCTACTCGCCGCGCAGCCTGGCCGTCGCGAATTCCCGCATGCCCTCCTCGAACCCGACTTCGGGTTTCCAGGCCAACTCGCCTCGCAGCCGCGCCGAGTCCGCCGTGATGTGGCGTACGTCCCCCAGTCGGTACTCCCCCGTCACCACGGGCTCAGGACCGCCGTAGGCGGAGGCCAGTGCCTGCGCCATCCGGCCGACCGTGTGGGGCTCGCCGCTGCCGGTGTTGTACGCGACCAGGGATCCGGCCCGGGGTCCGGCCTCCAGCGCGGCCACGTTCGCCGCCGCCACATCGCGTACGTGCACGAAGTCCCGGCGCTGGCCCCCGTCCTCGAAGACGCGCGGGGCCTCGCCCCGGGCGAGTGCGGACCGGAAGAAGGACGCGACCCCCGCGTACGGGGTGTCGCGCGGCATGCCCGGCCCGTAGACGTTGTGGTAGCGCAACGAGATCGCGGAGCCGTCCGTGGACCGGGCCCACGCCGCCGCCAGATGCTCCTGGGCCAGCTTGG of the Streptomyces aurantiacus genome contains:
- a CDS encoding molybdopterin-dependent oxidoreductase, translated to MRDHRLPTSPGFWRSPLRGPWFTSVLGMVLLVGITVLFVTGLLSYAAYNPELSPVNDKTPDKGLLGFYLFAWPTDPPWLYRLTQGVHVTLGIVLIPVLLAKLWSVLPKLFTLPPVRSLAHALERVSLLLLVGGALFVFVTGVLNVQLDYLFPGSFYPLHFYGAWVFFAAFVTHAVLRVPAALRNLRHLRGEGSEEGSELVSPAPAPPTVSRRGALGLVGGGSLLLLVTTAGRSFDGPLRETALLAPHGGPEPDSGPGGFQINKTAASRGISAAETRDEAWRLVVEGNGRTVRLSRADLARLSLHSAALPIACVEGWSTSDQSWRGVRLRDLAALVGYERGAAPDVLVESLQRHGSFRRAALRDNQVRDPRALLALFVNGEPLTPDHGYPARIIVPAAPGVLNTKWVARMTFGDL
- a CDS encoding response regulator transcription factor, with the protein product MQQPHEPPGSGSAPRGHAGAPRVLVVDDDPTVAEVVSGYLDRAGYEVDRAEDGPSALARAAAHRPDLVVLDLMLPGMDGLEVCRRIRARGPVPVIMLTARGDEGDRILGLEVGADDYVTKPFSPRELVLRVESVLRRTRPAPAAQPVHAAGITADPAARRATKNGIELGLTLREFDLLVFLLRNQGRAYSREELMREVWGWDFGDLSTVTVHVRRLRGKVEDDPARPRLIQTVWGVGYRFDVTPHEEAV
- a CDS encoding sensor histidine kinase codes for the protein MLDFLLIALFALLGAVVAGLLGAGVLWLIRRRSLTASLTVVVAVAVASMLAGTLAVAWAMFLNSHDLTVVTMVVAMAAVVSLATALLLGRRVVAGSRAITAAARSFGEGGHFAAPAGSVTAELSELSRELAMTSAKLAESRDRERALETSRRELVAWISHDLRTPLAGLRAMSEALEDGVAADPQRYLRQMRTEVERLNDMVGDLFELSRIHAGALALSPARMSVYDLVGDALAGADALAREYGVWLVGDRIEPVPVEVDGKEMSRVLGNLLVNAIRRTPSDGTVAVAVERSPDGVVLSVTDGCGGIPEEDLPRVFDTGWRGTHARTPPAGAGLGLAIVRGIVEAHRGQAAVRNVPGGCRFEVTLPVAGA
- a CDS encoding cutinase family protein, which gives rise to MRQSSAHRRRRRPVVRLSAAAALLAGGGGVIALTAPGASAACSDIEVVSARGTFEPGTLGTIVGDPVFSALQKRLTGKNLTSHKVDYPADLSLGSSAQGNTDLVNHVKSQASSCPAQKFILVGYSQGANVVDNSIGISSAGSPVGGAITATIPDDVEPKVSAVLLFGNPIRSLGKSVTGTYADRTHDVCAQGDPVCESGGNDTLAHLSYRDDAEEAAAFAAGKV
- a CDS encoding TIGR04282 family arsenosugar biosynthesis glycosyltransferase — translated: MTTLLVIAKEPRPGRVKTRLTPPFTPGEAAALAEAALADTLCAVAATPARRRVLVLDGAPGPWLPPGFDVVPQCAGDLDERLAAAFDACDGPALLIGMDTPQVTPELLTVDFTGCDAYFGPAEDGGFWALGLAHPDPGLLRGVPMSTPTTGAVQFERLVVAGLRVRELPRLRDVDTARDAEAVALAAPESRFAAELGRLGAAARR
- a CDS encoding DUF1996 domain-containing protein; translated protein: MRPHTRKRSKTTSGKVMAAAAALTLGAGGLVVVNVYASAHETSGGNTVKQSQGGVGRAAASQASTIDCPDVGSGLRQVPDQARAEVDRELAALDTQISEAYRRLQGSARAIQQDSGFANNAIMNPLKDKRVATIDRIVVAIGRQGDRPQGLGSLAACTLRASGNQGDTGNGQEQGQGEGQEQGGGQGQPADGGQVAGNGPVAADFVDITSAQPNVAPPRRSKQASRGTFTTRCGVNENKLYNSDNVIVAPGVDNGAHHTHDYVGNQANDAFADNDDFAGGATTCQNQGDKSSYYWPVLRLQDGTEEFDATQQGGGAEGNTGKILTASEVTLDYVGNARSRVVAMPRFLRIITGDAKAFTNGTTNANAAWSCTGFEDRQLTDKYPVCPEGSSLVRTSKFQSCWDGQNADSANHRAHVAFADPKSGACPSGFKAVPQLVQRLVYDVDAPSLDDGGRTSPFYAVDGFPEQMHKPVTDHGDFVNVFDEQLMNKMVQCINTGRKCQ
- a CDS encoding PucR family transcriptional regulator, with product MDPFAAVPRALAAEITGHMRMSLEEVSEEVEREVREGVPEYSRPSDEIYVRTLRAGVVDALALFIDRIAEPGRDWGRVAHAYEEIGRGEAVEGRSLDTLQTALRLGGRVAWRRMGLLAEQLQLDSHVVAALGEAAILHMHEIAEAATAGYTEERLRNDGELARRRKRLLDLLFAESPASPEATRELAHAARWSVPRRVAVLVFDNAAQTDEEERLLLPAGVLADTDSRPARLLLPDPDRSGAWSGRPSLLALRDKPTAIGPTVPLTEARDSLRWATRALDLVRSGVLSLDMGVVRCADHLPTLLLHADEPLLRRVSRRILVPLDDVQTPQRERLAETLLAWLQSGNSVAVATRLHIHPQTVRYRLRQLEKLFGDRLRDPQSRFELELALRAGAEPGRSGGGAVDASAVPPPPRLRSAGP